ccagattttcgaATAGTTGTGTCTCAACCAAATATTTTTTGGTTGTATTTCAAACAACCAAACCATACATAATtgcaaagcttatttattcccCTTTCAGGTGgtgtataaatctcagttaaaaataaaatgacccttttgactggttttgtggtccaggctcaCATTTCAAGATATCATTCGAATTATATCTTGTAATTTGTGCAAACCTagattacaatttttttttatcaccagAGTGAATGTGGATAATTTGTAACTCTTGTGAGAGGGGTAACTGATTTTGGTAACTTGGTAACCACTGATCTGTAACGGATCGGTGTCGGTGGCCCTGATAAATATCTGCAGTTGTTCACATCACAGCAAAATGCTTTCTGAGAAgctaaattaatgcatttagtCTACTAGTGTGAATATGTAACATGTAAGGCATTGTAAGTAAAACGGAGAGCGTTTAAAAGTTTTCAACAATCTAATGCTGCCTTGTCGGGTTTGATGACCTTGCCGTGTATCAGAAATAGGTCACAGTTTTTTGTGTACGTTCAAATGTATATacactttaatttaaactttaacattttttgccTCCAAAGgcaatactaaataaaattcataGTTGTCCAATTTTTTGCATGTTCCTGCTGCCAAATCCATGCCATTTCAGATTAGCATGTCCAAGCTGTTTTTTGGAACGTCATTTACATCAGCTCAGAGCTAATGACCATAAATCTTTGCCATGGTTCATGTTAGCTCATAACAGAGTGCAATTTAATGACCATAATCCATCAGGGCAGTTTTAAAAGTGTCCGAGTGCTTAAAATAGACCCTCACAAACAATGAAATACATCATTACATACTTATATCATACATTACATCCATTTGAAGACAACAATAAAAGTTGAATGCAGCTGATATGCATCACAGAAACGTGATTTTCAATGTTCTTATCAGATAGATATTGCAGTTAATTAATATCTATATAATGCTgtcatataaatgttaaaatattcagagtaaaaaaaaatatttcatgaaaaatactAATTCTTAATTGCCTTTGTCTGCATGACCATGCAATGCAATTTTACCCAATGGCACACTTGccaaactttaattttttatagtAATTCTCCAGCTGTGATCCTTTTTGATTTACAGTTTTATACACAAAAGCTCTTGTTTATATTGGCTGGATCCCATTGTTTGTATTTCCCAGCCGTTTTGATTCAATGCTTTAATCCCTTTTCCTTCTTAAACATGACAGTGAGTCATTGTGCTATTGAAGATCTGGGACTTTTGCATATAGTATTTGTACCAGTATGTTCCTCGTACACACCCATTACTGTTCAATTACTTAACAGCACTTCAGCATATTTTGACAATTCCGTTTCGCTGCAGGGTAACATAATTTCTTAAAAACTAGGTACACAGGTGACTGATGGCATAATTTGAGCCCCATTGGCATAGAAAGGCAAACTTGAACATGTTTCGAGTCGCTTATTGTGCTAAAAGGAGCTGTTAGACACTGTATTTATACTAAGCTAAAATGGCTGTATGCAAACCGTAAGCAAAGTCTGGAAGGCAAGATACGCACTTTGAAAAGATTATCATGGTTTGCATGAATGAATACAGTTCAGGCAGTGTCTTGCCCAAAATACACAATCCTTCGGAAAGCATGTAATGCAGGTGTGCAGTGGGATGAAAACGAGAGTCTGTGGCTTATGCAAAAGatgcttggtttttttttttatatctttaagTTATTCAACATTCATAATAGACATTGAGCAAACATTTTACGCTACTTTAAAGAAGTGTTTAAGTAAATCCTATTCATATTTGCAGATGCGGCTACAGAGGTGAAACGTGTTCACTGGAGTAATCAGCATTAGACTGTGAATTAGCCAAGGAGCAGGCCTGAGCATTCAacataaatgagtttttaaagAAGCAAAATTGTGCACGGGACAGGTTGATTAGTCAGAAAACCTCAAGTATTAACTAATTTTACCAAAGAGgagatttttttaacaagataTTCAGCTTCTCAGTAAAAACTaggtgtaataataaaaaactaggTTAGTTCCCACGtctaatttttaaatacacacccTGTTTTCAGCAGCATGATGAGACCCAAATAACTTGGGGCGGGTTACACCACTCATGTGCAAGTTATAACTTCCAGTTAGTCATAaatcagttatatatatatatatatatatatatatatatatatatatatatatatatacacactactaAATATTTGAGCGTTGTACCATTAAAGTTGAAGTGTGACTCTTCAAGAATCCTCTGTCCAGGAGTAAAGGCTGGAATAAAATAGCAGACTGATCAATCAATGAACAATAAACCCATGTCAGACTTCGATTATGTTCCTCAGTCCGATTATGTTCCCAATTcggacaaataaaaacaaaaaaaatctaaaataaccatttagcctattttaatatatttattttaatatatattacattttcagcagGCATTACAGTTTTCATAAATCCTCCATATATttttccaatatgctgatttgggtTTCTTATTATTGTCAATGTTGCGCTGCTGCTTTTTTTGTGCAAGCTGTGATACGTGTTTTTTAGAATTTCTTGTTTtgttgaatagaaagttcaaaagagcagcatttattgaaaaaggaaaatgtgGTACCgttataaatcttttatttacactttaatgtgtgcttttttagctggataaaagcatttgcataaaatctaattcattgtgtatattttgGCAGGTTGTCTGTGTATGCTTGTCTTCACTCGCAACCAAATCCTTGTCACCACAGGTTTTTACCCGttgccttgtttttttaattgttgtgtTTGTTCTCAGTATGGAATTGTCCTGGATGCTGGATCCTCTCATACGGCCATGTTCATCTACAAATGGCCAGCAGACAAGCAGAACGGTACCGGCATAGTGAGTCAACACAGCGAATGTCATGCCAAAGGTGAGTATTTAATGATAAATGGCTTATGATGTTGCTCATTTGAAAGTCTCTTGATAAAAACGTCCGTTATGAAACTACATGCAAATGTCAAAGATAAGactgaaaggaaaagaacagtTTAACAGGGACAGAGACTGCTAAAACCTTGTGCAATACAGTAGCTTAAAATACATGGttttgacttgatttttttaacagtttactCAAAATTTAAACAAAGACGGTggatgttttactttatttatataaaagtatagaAATTAATTAGTGCTTGATCCTTTTGTGAGGGGGGTTTTGcactaaaacaattatatttggACTGAGACATGGCATTCTCAAGAAGAGTGCAGAATTGCAACATGTTGTTGCCCGCTTCCTTTTTTTATGGTAGTGCCTTAAGTTTGCCCTTTGAAAATTGCATCACTTTGGCTCAGTCTTCCACTCTTCTTTAGGGCTTTAACAGAATCAGGATCTTGAACTCCTAGTACCCCTGAAATATTGCTGAGTGGCAATGTTCCACGGAAACATCTGGAACAATCACCTTAAAAATGGTTGCATTTATGGTAGTCAAGTTTTTTGTGTCATCCAAGTCAGTGAAATAGGAACTGATAGTTCTTGCCAATGAAAGGGTTATGAGACATTAAGAGGAATTCTGTCATTCTTTTGAGCTGACTGAGGACTTgacctctctcttcctctctctcactttctctaaTCAGGAGGCGGGATCTCCAGTTATGCTGGTGACAAAGGAGGAGCAGCAGGTAGTCTTGAGGAATGCATTGAACAAGCCATGCAGGAGATCCCAAAATCAAGACACAAACTCACTCCTGTGTATCTCGGGGCCACAGCGGGCATGAGACTACTGAAGTGAGACACAAAGCTCTTTGTGACGAAAGCTGCTTTTGTAACCAAGTTTATTAGATTTTTCTGAAATACAAATATGCATTTGTGTTCTATCAAACAGTATTTCTAAACCCAAAGAGTCGGATGCGATTTTGAAGGAAGTGGCAGACAAACTGAAGACCTACCCGTTCAGCTTCAAAGGGGCCACCATCTTAAGTGGACAAGAAGAGGGAGCTTATGGATGGGTCACAGTCAACTACCTGCTTGAGAATTACATTAAGGTATATTGTTAGCCATACTGTGTATCTCACAACATCTTAATGTCCTTTACTAAATTTGTTACTGGCCATTACCCtacatttttctctctcatgtCTCTAGTATGGTTTTGTGGGTCAGTGGCTGTCTCCAGGCAGAGACACGGTTGGTGCTCTAGACTTTGGTGGAGCTTCTACTCAGATCACctttgaaacaaaacagataGTGGAGAACAAGGACAATCTGATGAATCTGCGGCTGTACGGACGAGACTATAAGATTTACACTCAGAGTTTTCTGTGTTACGGGAGAGATCAGGTGTTACTCAGACTGCTGGGACTTCTGATTACGGTTAAGTGCAAACTTTTAGACTAAATGATCATCAGTCAATCTgattaaatgatttgatcatATTTAGAGTATATCTTCTGATGTTTTCTCTTTACATCTTACAGACTCAGGGTTCAGATCGCTCCATAGTTCACCCCTGCTATCCTGCAGGATACAGTAACACCATAAAGCTGAGCAGTGTGTTTGATACTCCATGCAATAAAAGACCAACTCCTTATAAACCTGATGATGACCTGCAAATCAAAGGCACAGGAAACTACGATCAATGCCTGGGAAACGTTTCTCGTCTCTTCTCTTTTAACAACTGTTCTTATTCCAGATGCTCTTTTGATGGAGTCTTTCAGCCCAACGTTACTGGAAACTTTATGGTACGACATTCTAGAGTGCTTAATATAGAACATTTAAACCttgtggtatatatatatatatatatatccttcaTCTCTCATGCCTTTGGCAACATTAATGTCTGTACATGTAAGCAGTTATTAAGTAAGACAGctcaaagcattaaaataaataataaattcattttctGGCCACTCAGTGTCATGATTGCATGTGTCATTATTATGGTTACGCAATCTCTTtccaacacatttttttctttctctggcACAggcattttctgcttttttctaCACCCATTCCTTTCTTAAGGAAGCAACAGGCATCAGCATCACGTCCCCAGAATATTTAGAGGACGCTACCCGTGTTGTCTGCAACATGAGCTTTCAGGAGGTACCACCCTGCCGAGCTAATTTTGTGCCTTGCTATTCTGAGATGACTTTCCCCATATCTCAGCAATCAACCAGTGACTGAGTCTCAGGAACCTGCTTTATCTTATATGAagacattattttatatgtacactctcttatttgttttattttcaaatgaagcAATAGCGAATATGTAACGGACGACTTATTTATTCAGcctacttttattaaatgacttaCAGATATTCCGCTCAactttctctttcattctctttgCCCTAGATGAAAAATAAGGTTCAGGGTCAGGAAAGCCGTCTGAAGGACTACTGTGCTGTCTCTGCCTTTGTGCAGATGCTCCTGGTCAATGGATATGGCTTTGACTTTTTCTCCTTTCAGCACATCTCCTTCCAAAAGAAGGTAGTTAAGTCTATTTGCAAAAACACTCTATTTACCTCCTTAATGCACATTCTCTATTTATAGGCacacaacattttcttttaaaccacCAAtcccttttaatttttaaccccTTCCCTCCAAACATTTGTCACATGCAAAGCACTTTTCACTGTCAGGTCTAATGTCTCATGCATAAAGTCAAGTACTAcgtttcattgtatttttaatttaaaaaatatatatatactgtatattaatcaCACACATGACTAACATGAATTGTAATAGCTTTTGTGttgatttaaaggaatagtttactaactgttttgtttcatcatcagaacagatttagaataatttagcatcacttgctcaccagtggatcctctgcagtgaatgggtaccgCCAGATTGAGATTTGTTAATAAacacatgcagcttttcacatcactgggcatttattgatgtattattgtaatgctttaatcagctgtttgaactctttTAATGGCTCCCAATCACTAAAGAGGATCCACCGGTGAGTTAAATTTCTTCAATGTTTTGAAGGATGAGTTCGTGTGAACTTTTCCCTTCAGCTTGGTGAAAAGTGGACCCCTCTAGGTAAAAAAACTTTACATGTTGCTTTGGTTTGCAGGCGGGGGACACATCTGTCGGCTGGTCCCTTGGCTACATGCTAAGCCTAAGCAACCTGCTGCCTGCTGAAGATGTTTTACTGAGGAAATCACTGCGCTCGGGCGCCTGGAGTGCTCTGATCATCCTCTTTTGCTTCCTTCTTATTGTGGcgctttgttttttgttgcgATCCCTTCGTAAGAAAGACACCGACAATGTCCTTTAATGACGATGAGAGTTATTTTGTTCCCTGTGCATATTGTTATGCACTGTCCTTAGCAGGAATGCTTCTGTTTACCGTACACTGAAAACAACATGGATGCACAAAAGACCTTTTGCATCACATTTCATCAAACCTTTCTCATTTCAATAACCAGTTTCTTATCaagcacattttatataaattctacattttagACGAGATTGTACAACAAGAGACTTAATGTTAGTAGTGTTAATACTACTATTTCAAGGACAATCATGTTAGGATGTCTATCTTTTCATAAAGTTGAATGTATGTTTGTTATGTATGCTGTGCCGCGCCTTAATATCATATAATGTATGCTTGTTCTGTAAACCAAAGTCAAAAGCactgaaaacattcaaaatgtaaaatcttgAAGCTATGCAAATAGAAGAATGTGAATTTGAAATGGTATTGCCTGCTACTATTTTTGCTGAATTAAGAAGGCTTTTGTAGTATTAAATAAGTTAAAGTGTTTactaatatttctgttttttgtaGATATTAAAACACTGAATGTGTTTGTCCTTTAGTCCTTGTCTTGTCCTTGTAATAATGGCTCTGAAACACAGGTTTCTGTCCAATTAAATGTTCTCAAGACTGATAATGTCCCTCCACCTAACACCACCCTCACACAAATAGCATGCGGCCAATCGTGTTCAAGTCTGATGTAAAAGCAGACTACTGCctgtttaataaagaaaagccCTTAAAAATGTCTTGCCTAAATTTCAGAAGGGACAGAATCTGTTCACGTTTACACATTTACGTTTCCACCAACAGTTTTGCAATTCAATCCAAAATGTGGCTCTTCATTTTTCAATCATTTCTACTGAATATGTAATTCATAATT
This genomic interval from Puntigrus tetrazona isolate hp1 chromosome 5, ASM1883169v1, whole genome shotgun sequence contains the following:
- the LOC122345092 gene encoding ectonucleoside triphosphate diphosphohydrolase 2-like produces the protein MVSMGNQQQCRIITATAALFLAVCGILLLVVPTEDVKEPPEFMYGIVLDAGSSHTAMFIYKWPADKQNGTGIVSQHSECHAKGGGISSYAGDKGGAAGSLEECIEQAMQEIPKSRHKLTPVYLGATAGMRLLNISKPKESDAILKEVADKLKTYPFSFKGATILSGQEEGAYGWVTVNYLLENYIKYGFVGQWLSPGRDTVGALDFGGASTQITFETKQIVENKDNLMNLRLYGRDYKIYTQSFLCYGRDQVLLRLLGLLITTQGSDRSIVHPCYPAGYSNTIKLSSVFDTPCNKRPTPYKPDDDLQIKGTGNYDQCLGNVSRLFSFNNCSYSRCSFDGVFQPNVTGNFMAFSAFFYTHSFLKEATGISITSPEYLEDATRVVCNMSFQEMKNKVQGQESRLKDYCAVSAFVQMLLVNGYGFDFFSFQHISFQKKAGDTSVGWSLGYMLSLSNLLPAEDVLLRKSLRSGAWSALIILFCFLLIVALCFLLRSLRKKDTDNVL